A genome region from Camelina sativa cultivar DH55 chromosome 10, Cs, whole genome shotgun sequence includes the following:
- the LOC104718673 gene encoding phospholipase A1-Ibeta2, chloroplastic-like, giving the protein MQTLTPNADIFHTKRIRFTCSNQTSTLIPTKPLFVSPATKTNREHLKNLENVLKNSSSTSIDHIENVTSRQEKTNTSTSSLLGGLNLARIWPQMKAAVDEMSPKHLKRLQRLLSKSAEERSPKSKLGSKWRELHGLNNWAGLLDPLDEDLRRELVRYGEFVQAAYHAFHSDPEGSPTHVALQDVSFKVTKSLYATSSVRLPKWIDDVAPDLRWMTKQTSWVGYVAVCDDPREIRRMGRREIVIALRGTATLLEWSENFRPNLVSMPEPKPDSSDPTRPKVECGFNSLYTTSSQHGPSLAESLIEEISRLVELYAGEELSISVTGHSLGAAIALLAADDIAERVPHAPPVAVFSFGGPRVGNREFADRLDSKGVKVLRVVNSQDVVTKVPGIFSDNDKNNGRSRPGGIMEMVERNNPWAYSHVGAELRVDMKMSPYLKPNADVACCHDLEAYLHLVDGFLASNCPFRANAKRSLRKLLDEQRSNVKVLYTGKSLRLNRTVHDNGDVLPSPSSS; this is encoded by the coding sequence ATGCAGACACTTACGCCTAACGCCGACATATTTCACACAAAACGCATTCGTTTCACTTGCAGTAACCAAACCTCCACGTTGATCCCGACGAAGCCTCTCTTTGTTTCTCCGGCGACAAAGACCAACAGAGAACATCTCAAAAACCTTGAGAACGTTCTCAAAAACTCGTCGAGCACTTCTATAGATCATATCGAAAATGTAACTTCTCGTCAAGAGAAGACGAATACATCGACGTCGTCGCTACTCGGAGGTTTGAATTTGGCACGAATCTGGCCTCAGATGAAAGCAGCCGTCGACGAAATGTCTCCTAAGCATCTGAAGCGGCTCCAAAGGCTTCTCTCGAAGTCAGCGGAGGAACGTTCGCCGAAGAGTAAACTCGGGTCTAAATGGAGGGAGCTACACGGGTTAAACAACTGGGCCGGGTTGTTGGATCCTTTAGACGAAGATCTCCGACGAGAGCTCGTGCGTTACGGAGAGTTTGTACAAGCGGCTTATCACGCGTTTCACTCTGACCCGGAAGGGTCGCCGACACACGTGGCGTTACAAGATGTGTCGTTTAAAGTTACGAAGAGTCTTTACGCCACATCATCCGTTCGTTTGCCTAAATGGATCGATGACGTTGCACCGGATCTACGGTGGATGACTAAACAGACGAGCTGGGTTGGTTACGTGGCGGTCTGCGATGATCCGAGAGAGATCCGACGGATGGGGAGAAGGGAGATCGTCATCGCGCTCCGTGGAACCGCCACGTTGCTCGAATGGTCAGAGAATTTCAGACCAAATCTCGTTTCGATGCCCGAACCCAAACCCGATTCATCAGACCCGACTCGGCCCAAAGTGGAATGCGGATTCAACAGCCTCTACACTACGAGTAGCCAACACGGGCCAAGCCTCGCCGAGTCTTTAATCGAAGAGATCAGCCGGCTCGTCGAGCTCTACGCAGGAGAGGAGTTGAGCATAAGCGTAACCGGTCACAGCCTCGGCGCCGCGATCGCTCTTCTCGCGGCGGATGACATCGCGGAACGTGTCCCACACGCGCCTCCGGTCGCGGTGTTTTCTTTCGGCGGGCCACGAGTCGGAAACCGCGAGTTCGCTGATCGTTTGGATTCGAAAGGAGTGAAAGTCCTACGAGTCGTGAACAGCCAAGACGTGGTGACCAAAGTCCCCGGGATATTCTCCGATAACGATAAGAATAACGGGAGAAGTCGTCCGGGGGGTATAATGGAGATGGTGGAGAGGAACAACCCTTGGGCTTACTCGCATGTGGGAGCAGAGCTGCGTGTAGACATGAAGATGTCTCCGTACTTGAAACCGAACGCTGACGTGGCGTGTTGTCATGACCTGGAGGCGTACTTGCACTTGGTCGATGGTTTTTTAGCATCTAACTGTCCCTTTCGGGCAAACGCGAAGCGGAGTTTGAGGAAACTGTTGGATGAGCAACGGTCAAACGTCAAGGTTTTGTACACAGGAAAGTCTTTGAGATTAAATCGTACTGTTCACGATAATGGAGATGTTTTGCCTAGTCCGTCGTCGTCATGA
- the LOC104718674 gene encoding B3 domain-containing protein At2g16210-like isoform X2, with translation MIRRNPEFVRSKEESQNGTFFKILLSIDVSSENMRALPHEFTKSFSNKELSGRKMKIRAQWGSSWEVGVSKNPRFYVMEKSGWEKFVSDNALGHSEFITFTHKGKMWFTVNIFKQDGKEMMQPPNHVEDDKKEEVVVSTELS, from the exons ATGATTAGGAGGAACCCTGAATTTGTTCGGAGCAAAGAAGAAAGCCAAAACGGAACGTTTTTCAAGATACTTCTGAGTATAGATGTTTCTTCAGAAAACATG CGAGCACTCCCTCATGAGTTCACGAAAAGCTTCTCCAACAAAGAGCTCTCCGGCCGTAAGATGAAGATCAGAGCGCAATGGGGAAGCTCTTGGGAAGTAGGAGTCTCTAAAAACCCGAGATTCTACGTCATGGAGAAGTCCGGATGGGAGAAGTTTGTGAGTGACAATGCCTTGGGACACAGTGAGTTTATTACCTTCACTCACAAAGGGAAGATGTGGTTTACTGTGAATATCTTTAAGCAAGACGGCAAGGAGATGATGCAACCTCCAA ATCATGTGGAAGATGACAAGAAGGAAGAGGTGGTGGTATCTACAGAGTTGAGTTGA
- the LOC104718674 gene encoding B3 domain-containing protein At2g16210-like isoform X1, which yields MIRRNPEFVRSKEESQNGTFFKILLSIDVSSENMRALPHEFTKSFSNKELSGRKMKIRAQWGSSWEVGVSKNPRFYVMEKSGWEKFVSDNALGHSEFITFTHKGKMWFTVNIFKQDGKEMMQPPSLIKTDHVEDDKKEEVVVSTELS from the exons ATGATTAGGAGGAACCCTGAATTTGTTCGGAGCAAAGAAGAAAGCCAAAACGGAACGTTTTTCAAGATACTTCTGAGTATAGATGTTTCTTCAGAAAACATG CGAGCACTCCCTCATGAGTTCACGAAAAGCTTCTCCAACAAAGAGCTCTCCGGCCGTAAGATGAAGATCAGAGCGCAATGGGGAAGCTCTTGGGAAGTAGGAGTCTCTAAAAACCCGAGATTCTACGTCATGGAGAAGTCCGGATGGGAGAAGTTTGTGAGTGACAATGCCTTGGGACACAGTGAGTTTATTACCTTCACTCACAAAGGGAAGATGTGGTTTACTGTGAATATCTTTAAGCAAGACGGCAAGGAGATGATGCAACCTCCAA GTCTTATCAAAACAGATCATGTGGAAGATGACAAGAAGGAAGAGGTGGTGGTATCTACAGAGTTGAGTTGA